A stretch of Primulina tabacum isolate GXHZ01 chromosome 13, ASM2559414v2, whole genome shotgun sequence DNA encodes these proteins:
- the LOC142523474 gene encoding oxysterol-binding protein-related protein 1C-like yields MDHDLEELVMDRNTRRGFSMVGAVPLALEEDTEKVDLENTVVDESQRQLKEVGSSSRSRQDKYSESASKSKDENERVDAAHEDTNEEDKYIL; encoded by the exons ATGGATCATGATCTGGAGGAATTAGTCATGGACAGAAACACTAGGAGAGGATTTTCCATGGTAGGGGCAGTGCCACTGGCATTGGAGGAAGAC ACAGAAAAGGTCGATCTGGAGAATACAGTAGTTGATGAGAGCCAAAGACAATTGAAAGAAGTTGGATCATCCTCTAGATCAAGGCAGGATAAGTACAGTG AAAGTGCAAGTAAATCTAAAGATGAAAATGAAAGAGTAGATGCAGCACATGAAGATACAAATGAAGAAGACAAATACATTCTTTGA
- the LOC142521809 gene encoding uncharacterized protein LOC142521809 has protein sequence MKEKKIGRVKQERKRVILMSNQERKRRNNILSFFQPRIDNHSSSERVETHASIHIEEPGPPSKSQRVVFDETSLEWDPGLRISMLRHPVNHRDELHELISKWGHINLNCRNTHEYSPSKDALFCFPWYLFELSEAEQSKFTIEGFRSWKRVNDGVDCAFLSHMGSSNSTHNKSSKSVVDLMNVTRHIYKVMNRETSEHIQKNRLRLAATIECIHWLILQACGLRYHDESSYSQNCGNFIEMLKLLGKWNASIGDVILDKAPGNARNTSPEVQKEILHIIGNRVRNKIRDEIGDSKFCILVDEAKDVSNKEQMAIILRFVDAHVVAAEKEISIWLFFSNLTTVVNLVTSSSKRNVELKSYQVNEIARSIVAGERETTRGANQIGNLHRADFQLEELNSRFSDETVELLILCSALDPKDNFKWFNIDKICILAEKYYPEDFTEQEIHHLRCQLQHFELDVVCHEDFQVPKAMIEI, from the exons ATGAAGGAGAAGAAGATAGGCCGGGtaaagcaagaaagaaaacgA GTTATTTTAATGTCAAATCAAGAGAGAAAGAGGAGAAACAATATTTTATCATTCTTTCAGCCAAGAATTGATAATCATTCATCATCCGAGAGGGTCGAGACTCATGCATCCATTCATATTGAGGAGCCCGGACCTCCTTCTAAATCTCAAAGAGTTGTGTTTGATGAAACTTCCCTTGAATGGGATCCTGGATTGCGTATTTCGATGTTGCGACATCCTGTTAATCATCGTGATGAATTACATGAGCTTATATCAAAATGGGGCCATATCAACCTAAATTGTCGGAATACCCACG AGTACTCTCCTTCGAAGGATGCATTATTTTGTTTTCCGTGGTATCTTTTTGAATTAAGTGAAGCAGAACAATCTAAATTTACAATTGAAGGGTTTAGAAGTTGGAAACGCGTTAATGATGGAGTGGATTGTGCTTTTTTGTCTCACATGGGAAGTTCTAACTCGACGCACAATAAATCTTCAAAATCTGTTGTTGATTTGATGAATGTCACTAGGCATATATATAAAGTTATGAATCGAGAAACTTCTGAACATATTCAAAAAAATCGGTTAAGGCTTGCAGCAACAATTGAGTGCATCCATTGGCTTATTTTGCAAGCATGTGGATTGAGATATCATGATGAATCTTCATATTCCCAAAATTGTGGTAATTTCATTGAGATGTTAAAACTGTTGGGAAAATGGAATGCTAGTATTGGTGATGTTATCTTAGACAAGGCTCCGGGAAATGCAAGAAATACCTCACCAGAAGTTCAAAAAGAAATCTTGCATATTATTGGTAATAGAGTCAGAAATAAAATTCGTGATGAAATTGGAGATTCAAAGTTTTGTATTTTGGTGGATGAAGCGAAAGATGTATCTAACAAAGAACAGATGGCTATAATTTTGAGATTTGTTGATGCCCATG TTGTAGCAGCTGAAAAGGAGATCTCTATATggcttttcttttcaaatctgACGACTGTTGTCAATCTTGTTACATCTTCTTCCAAGCGCAATGTCGAGTTAAAATCTTATCAAGTTAATGAAATTGCACGTTCTATTGTTGCCGGTGAACGCGAGACTACGCGAGGAGCTAATCAGATTGGTAATTTGCATCGAGCAG ATTTTCAGTTGGAAGAATTAAACTCTAGATTCAGTGATGAGACAGTTGAACTTCTAATTCTCTGCTCTGCTTTGGATCCAAAAGAtaattttaaatggttcaaCATTGACAAGATTTGTATTCTCGCTGAGAAGTATTATCCCGAGGATTTCACTGAACAGGAAATACATCATTTGAGGTGTCAGCTACAACATTTTGAGCTCGATGTAGTTTGTCATGAAGATTTTCAGGTGCCGAAG GCGATGATAGAGATATAA